In Nitrospira sp., the following proteins share a genomic window:
- a CDS encoding Ppx/GppA family phosphatase, whose translation MTNQTTASPRIFAGIDIGTLTCRLLIAELTSAGELRELQSDRRILRLGQGVDRDRVLRPDAMARVVATLKEWRQVIESYHVDAATAVATSAVRDAGNREEFLGLVRREAGFEIEIISGEEEARRTMLGIRSGLPPGVTDLLALDIGGGSTEFILDRPGQATLARSIDIGVVRLCERILHSDPPTLTEVQEARDWVRRETTTAIAAMPWLPGVTFVGTAGTITAMAAMAQQLPAYEPARIHNYTLTLDRVKQLELQLLSCSKAQREGLPGLEHGREDVIAAGAVILCTVMETLGMPSLLVSDLGLREGVLIHLACGR comes from the coding sequence ATGACCAACCAGACAACGGCCTCTCCTCGAATTTTTGCCGGTATCGATATCGGGACACTCACCTGCCGTTTGCTCATAGCAGAACTGACCTCTGCCGGAGAGTTGCGGGAACTCCAATCGGACCGGCGCATTCTCCGGCTCGGCCAAGGGGTAGATCGGGATCGCGTGCTGCGTCCCGATGCCATGGCACGGGTGGTGGCCACGTTGAAGGAATGGCGTCAGGTCATCGAGAGCTATCATGTTGACGCGGCAACGGCCGTGGCGACCAGCGCCGTGCGCGACGCCGGGAATCGTGAAGAATTCCTAGGCTTGGTTCGACGGGAAGCCGGGTTCGAAATTGAAATCATTTCCGGCGAAGAGGAGGCCCGCCGAACGATGCTTGGCATCCGTTCCGGCCTGCCCCCTGGCGTGACGGATCTGCTGGCGTTGGATATCGGAGGAGGGAGCACCGAGTTTATCCTGGACCGGCCCGGCCAGGCGACGCTGGCGAGATCCATCGATATCGGTGTCGTGCGGTTGTGCGAACGCATCTTGCACAGTGATCCACCGACCTTAACCGAGGTGCAGGAAGCGCGAGACTGGGTGCGCCGGGAAACCACCACTGCAATAGCAGCGATGCCATGGTTGCCAGGAGTTACGTTCGTCGGCACCGCTGGAACTATCACTGCGATGGCTGCAATGGCTCAGCAGTTGCCTGCCTATGAACCGGCAAGGATTCACAACTACACGCTCACGCTGGATAGGGTGAAGCAGTTGGAGTTGCAGCTACTCAGTTGTTCGAAGGCGCAACGGGAAGGCCTGCCTGGGCTTGAACACGGCCGGGAAGACGTCATTGCCGCGGGTGCGGTGATCCTGTGTACGGTGATGGAGACATTGGGGATGCCGAGTCTGCTGGTCAGCGATTTGGGGTTGCGCGAGGGTGTGCTGATACATCTTGCCTGTGGTCGGTAG
- the recG gene encoding ATP-dependent DNA helicase RecG, which translates to MPRPESADSHDPFQAFLHRVSRPIEFACRDAYAHLPTVRNLDRFVSEQVIGTLGERVYPRALETELLSLRNLFVDFHTRLTPLEQQDRLTKALALLTRLQGDARSVSQPARSPRESLVQLAPVQSSPARPLWELSIQYAKGVGPKRTLLLERLGAHTVEQALWTLPWRYEDRSVITPVAELVPGATRSVCGVITRAEATRARVRRLSILDVAVQDTTGTVHAVFFNQPYLEDVLKEGLRVMMSGRVAAGRGGWTDVRLEATQFEVLSGGEDELLHVGRIVPIYHETKGWTSRQMRVLMQGLLAEYGADMEEVLPLSVRARHRLPPIGEAIQQVHFPLPKTDLAALDQGVTSAHRRLAFEELLLLQAAIVLRQREMKEEPKAIRFNPHVPQLKQLAKALPFTLTSAQERVFREIQADMVSSRPMNRLVQGDVGSGKTVVALHALVMACGSGCQTALMVPTEILAEQHYLNLAPLLEAVGLKAVLLTSGGKAKDRNETLKQLESGVAQVAIGTHALIQKKVRFAKLGLAIVDEQHKFGVLQRKTLLEKGYRPDVLVMTATPIPRTLAMTVYGDLDVSVIDMLPPGRKPVRTLLYTDGQRHKTWQLVGDELKAGRQVYIVYPLVEESEKVDLKAAIQGAEHLQREIFPQARVGLLHGRLPTAEKERTMAAFKAGAIQVLVATTVIEVGVDVPNATVMVIEHAERFGLAQLHQLRGRVGRGAQQSLCILMATYLAREARARVSRHGRPEENASGAQQRLAALVNSNDGFVIAEEDLRIRGPGEFLGLRQWGVPEFRAANLMRDAQLLEQARQEAVTLLEQDPGLTLPQHQAFKAAMLRRWRGKLALGDVS; encoded by the coding sequence ATGCCACGTCCTGAATCCGCTGACTCTCACGATCCGTTCCAAGCCTTCCTGCATCGCGTAAGCAGACCGATTGAATTTGCTTGTCGCGATGCCTATGCCCATCTCCCGACGGTCAGAAATCTTGACCGTTTTGTGTCGGAACAGGTGATTGGCACTCTTGGCGAGCGGGTCTATCCGCGAGCGCTGGAGACGGAACTGCTCTCGCTGCGCAACCTGTTTGTCGATTTCCACACACGACTCACCCCCCTCGAACAACAGGATCGGCTCACGAAAGCGCTGGCGCTGCTCACTCGCTTACAAGGGGACGCACGATCGGTGAGTCAACCAGCGAGGTCTCCGAGGGAGAGCCTAGTGCAACTTGCCCCGGTTCAGTCCAGTCCTGCCCGGCCACTGTGGGAGCTGTCGATTCAATATGCAAAAGGAGTTGGTCCCAAGCGAACCCTCTTGCTGGAGCGGCTGGGCGCGCACACTGTTGAGCAGGCCTTGTGGACGTTACCATGGCGGTATGAAGATCGTTCGGTCATCACGCCGGTGGCCGAGCTTGTGCCGGGGGCTACACGGAGCGTTTGCGGCGTGATCACTCGGGCAGAGGCAACGCGTGCGCGCGTTCGCCGGCTGTCGATTCTCGATGTGGCGGTTCAGGACACGACGGGGACTGTGCATGCGGTGTTTTTTAATCAACCATACCTGGAAGATGTGTTGAAGGAAGGACTGCGGGTCATGATGTCCGGGCGGGTGGCGGCCGGTCGGGGTGGGTGGACCGATGTGCGGTTGGAAGCGACGCAATTTGAGGTCCTGAGCGGCGGCGAGGATGAGTTACTCCATGTGGGGCGCATCGTTCCAATCTACCATGAAACGAAGGGATGGACCTCGCGCCAGATGCGAGTCTTGATGCAGGGGTTACTCGCGGAGTATGGGGCTGACATGGAGGAGGTACTGCCGCTGTCTGTCCGTGCACGCCATCGGCTACCGCCTATTGGCGAGGCGATTCAGCAGGTGCATTTTCCTCTGCCGAAGACGGATCTGGCCGCTCTGGATCAGGGGGTGACGTCTGCCCACCGACGGTTGGCATTCGAAGAACTGTTGCTGTTGCAGGCAGCCATAGTGCTTCGCCAGCGGGAGATGAAGGAAGAGCCCAAAGCAATTCGGTTCAATCCTCACGTGCCGCAGCTGAAGCAATTGGCGAAGGCTCTGCCCTTTACGCTGACTTCCGCGCAGGAACGCGTGTTTCGCGAGATTCAAGCTGATATGGTGAGTTCCCGGCCGATGAATCGCCTGGTGCAGGGGGATGTCGGGTCCGGGAAAACCGTGGTGGCGCTGCATGCCCTGGTGATGGCGTGTGGATCGGGCTGCCAGACGGCGTTGATGGTCCCTACCGAAATTCTGGCCGAACAGCACTATCTGAATCTCGCCCCCTTGCTGGAGGCCGTGGGATTGAAGGCAGTGCTTCTGACCAGCGGCGGTAAGGCAAAAGACCGAAACGAGACGCTGAAGCAGTTGGAGTCCGGCGTTGCGCAGGTCGCGATCGGCACCCATGCATTGATTCAAAAGAAGGTGCGGTTCGCGAAGCTTGGCCTGGCGATTGTCGATGAACAGCACAAGTTCGGCGTCCTGCAAAGGAAGACGTTGCTGGAGAAAGGGTATCGACCGGACGTGCTGGTGATGACGGCGACGCCGATTCCGAGAACCCTGGCCATGACCGTTTATGGAGACTTGGATGTATCGGTGATCGATATGTTGCCGCCGGGCCGCAAACCGGTGCGAACCTTGCTCTATACCGACGGGCAACGTCACAAGACCTGGCAGCTGGTGGGAGATGAGTTGAAGGCCGGGCGTCAGGTGTATATCGTCTATCCGCTGGTCGAGGAATCCGAGAAGGTGGATCTCAAGGCGGCCATTCAGGGTGCGGAACATCTGCAGCGCGAGATCTTTCCTCAGGCGCGGGTCGGCTTGTTGCACGGCCGGCTTCCGACCGCGGAAAAAGAGCGTACCATGGCGGCGTTCAAGGCCGGGGCAATTCAGGTCCTCGTGGCCACAACCGTGATTGAGGTCGGGGTGGACGTGCCGAACGCGACAGTGATGGTCATCGAGCATGCCGAACGATTCGGATTAGCGCAGTTACATCAATTGCGAGGGCGTGTCGGTCGTGGAGCGCAACAATCGCTCTGTATTCTGATGGCGACGTATCTTGCGCGAGAGGCCAGGGCGCGAGTCAGTCGTCACGGTCGGCCGGAGGAGAATGCCTCCGGTGCGCAACAACGGCTGGCTGCGCTTGTGAATTCGAACGATGGATTTGTCATCGCCGAAGAAGACCTCCGCATAAGAGGCCCGGGTGAATTTCTGGGGTTGCGTCAGTGGGGGGTGCCGGAGTTTCGGGCTGCGAATCTGATGCGGGACGCGCAATTGTTGGAGCAGGCCAGGCAGGAAGCCGTGACATTGCTGGAGCAGGATCCGGGCCTGACGTTACCCCAGCACCAGGCATTCAAAGCCGCCATGCTTCGACGCTGGCGAGGCAAGCTGGCCTTAGGAGATGTCAGTTAG
- a CDS encoding tetratricopeptide repeat protein, whose amino-acid sequence MYRRNIKHILGPLAVLIGIFIFYQTWLKPHYFHDTPAPPPQVIIEETAPASNAPVAPSQERTVPEIKRSRTIDPVSIPVPRHSELLGTIHEELEKHNIALAETKLEELPSSILTESATKRHVAILWNNLGILQERSGGTEVSVKAFKKAVALDPQNPIAHLNLAHAYWGLRDPALTEDFLRKVVALSPDEPFPHVALADLLQEKDHLPEAGKHLAQAKERIKKDPGLQSYLKAVTTKVHRVEKVEDKFSTHSSVHFTVKYDGGDDPDTWTTVLDILEEAYREIGQKFNFFPSKPIIVVLHTKNQFQGATGSPSWADGLFDPVLGRIQIPTQGAATDRAWLTRVLRHEFVHALIHEELGATGGMIPTWLNEGLAMQLAGDPWQEVSGVTPGEHNLVPLTTLEGSWESLPAEKVGLAYREAHAATHYLIERFGMHKVHEVLLHLKARQTIAAAMQDRLLLSYDHFQQQWADSLGSTVVPPKS is encoded by the coding sequence ATGTATCGACGCAATATCAAACATATCCTTGGGCCTCTCGCCGTGTTGATCGGTATCTTTATTTTCTATCAAACATGGCTGAAGCCTCACTATTTCCACGATACACCTGCGCCCCCCCCGCAGGTCATCATCGAGGAGACCGCCCCTGCGTCGAACGCTCCTGTTGCCCCATCGCAGGAACGTACCGTGCCGGAGATCAAACGGTCGAGGACCATCGATCCCGTTAGCATTCCAGTTCCAAGGCATTCCGAACTGCTCGGAACCATTCATGAGGAACTCGAAAAACACAATATTGCCTTAGCAGAGACGAAACTGGAGGAACTGCCGTCATCGATCTTGACGGAATCCGCTACCAAGCGGCATGTTGCCATCCTGTGGAATAACCTCGGAATCCTCCAGGAGAGAAGTGGAGGGACCGAAGTTTCCGTGAAGGCATTTAAGAAGGCGGTCGCGCTCGACCCTCAAAATCCGATTGCCCACCTCAATCTCGCCCATGCTTACTGGGGGTTGCGGGACCCCGCACTCACGGAAGACTTCCTCCGGAAAGTCGTGGCACTGTCGCCGGATGAGCCATTCCCCCATGTTGCCTTGGCAGACCTGCTACAGGAGAAGGATCACCTCCCCGAGGCCGGCAAACACCTCGCACAGGCCAAAGAGCGAATTAAGAAAGACCCTGGTCTTCAGTCTTACCTGAAGGCAGTCACGACGAAAGTACATCGCGTCGAGAAAGTTGAAGATAAATTCTCGACGCACAGCAGCGTTCACTTCACCGTCAAATACGATGGGGGTGACGACCCGGACACGTGGACCACCGTGCTGGATATTCTTGAAGAGGCCTATCGGGAAATCGGTCAGAAATTCAATTTTTTCCCGTCAAAGCCGATCATCGTGGTCCTGCACACAAAGAATCAGTTTCAAGGCGCCACGGGAAGCCCCAGTTGGGCGGATGGCCTGTTCGATCCCGTCCTTGGGCGCATTCAAATCCCAACCCAAGGCGCTGCAACCGATCGGGCTTGGCTGACTCGAGTGCTTCGTCACGAATTTGTGCATGCCCTGATTCATGAGGAATTGGGAGCAACCGGCGGAATGATTCCAACCTGGCTGAATGAAGGTCTGGCAATGCAACTGGCCGGTGATCCCTGGCAAGAGGTGAGCGGCGTCACGCCCGGTGAGCACAACCTGGTTCCTTTAACAACGCTTGAGGGGAGTTGGGAAAGTCTCCCTGCGGAGAAGGTCGGTCTCGCTTATAGGGAAGCCCATGCCGCCACGCACTATCTCATCGAACGGTTCGGCATGCACAAGGTTCACGAAGTGTTGCTCCACCTGAAGGCCCGACAGACAATTGCCGCCGCCATGCAGGATAGGCTACTGCTGTCCTACGATCACTTCCAGCAGCAATGGGCGGACAGCCTGGGCTCCACAGTGGTTCCGCCAAAATCCTAA
- a CDS encoding tetratricopeptide repeat protein: MALRNGLSEELNRQGNEHFARGHYTDAYACYAKALECDRLTGDHRALSATLGNLGNICAVSGRRESAQSYYQEVLELQKVLGDEKGIGTTLANLGNLRADAGEWDRARAYYLEALDIMTRVHDELGKAVLFSDLGLVARETGQFEEALRYYEQSLVLMRRLNNQGGVADAWRMMGRTFAIQKRYDDAIACCHTSQSIAERSRDELRTGGARYVLAQCYEDLGQLQMAVQLLEQVVRMDRKYDLPKLAENVTRLERLRARLDAEDPTPQPRESRA, from the coding sequence ATGGCCCTTCGAAACGGACTCTCAGAGGAACTCAATCGTCAGGGTAATGAGCATTTTGCGCGCGGGCACTATACGGATGCCTACGCCTGTTATGCAAAGGCCCTGGAATGTGATCGATTGACCGGTGATCATCGCGCCTTGAGCGCGACGTTGGGCAATCTTGGCAATATTTGCGCGGTTAGTGGTCGCCGTGAGTCGGCTCAGAGCTACTATCAGGAAGTGCTGGAGTTGCAGAAGGTTTTGGGTGACGAGAAGGGTATTGGGACGACCCTGGCCAATCTGGGGAATCTTCGTGCCGATGCCGGGGAGTGGGATCGAGCGAGAGCCTATTACCTTGAGGCGCTCGATATCATGACGCGAGTACATGACGAGCTGGGAAAGGCAGTGCTGTTTTCCGATCTCGGCCTGGTGGCGCGTGAAACGGGCCAGTTCGAAGAGGCGCTCCGATACTATGAGCAATCTCTGGTGCTGATGCGCCGTCTCAACAATCAAGGAGGCGTCGCCGATGCCTGGCGGATGATGGGGCGGACCTTTGCCATCCAAAAGCGCTATGATGATGCCATTGCTTGTTGTCATACCAGTCAATCAATCGCGGAGCGCAGTCGAGATGAACTGCGTACAGGCGGTGCCCGTTACGTTCTCGCCCAATGCTACGAAGATTTGGGCCAACTGCAGATGGCTGTTCAGTTACTGGAGCAGGTGGTGCGTATGGACCGTAAGTACGATCTCCCTAAATTAGCTGAGAATGTGACTCGCCTCGAACGGCTTCGCGCTCGTTTAGACGCCGAAGACCCGACGCCCCAGCCTCGGGAGTCACGCGCATGA
- a CDS encoding TlpA family protein disulfide reductase, giving the protein MKRVLIAVAIVLVHLWAAHHVVAAGFFKVGEPAPAFSLTSVTGDAVSLEQLKGKVVVLGLFHICDPCMTQGTNLQKVHEAMAGKNVAVVGVNSSGDSKRGVGEFLSAFPVKVTYPYLLDPNKTTDKLYGGGKFIPNVYVIDQRGVIRWQRVGNMELAGAEVIIQEVDKLLAASTPAGAGAM; this is encoded by the coding sequence ATGAAGCGAGTTCTCATAGCGGTTGCGATCGTATTGGTGCATCTGTGGGCTGCTCACCATGTAGTCGCCGCCGGGTTTTTTAAAGTCGGAGAGCCGGCGCCGGCCTTCTCGTTGACGTCCGTAACAGGCGATGCGGTTTCGCTTGAGCAGTTAAAGGGGAAAGTGGTTGTCCTCGGGCTGTTTCATATTTGTGACCCCTGTATGACCCAAGGAACCAATCTGCAAAAGGTCCATGAGGCGATGGCTGGGAAAAATGTGGCCGTCGTCGGGGTCAATTCGTCGGGGGATTCCAAACGAGGCGTAGGCGAATTCTTGAGTGCCTTTCCCGTGAAGGTCACCTACCCCTATTTGCTCGATCCGAATAAGACCACCGACAAACTGTATGGAGGCGGGAAGTTCATTCCCAATGTGTATGTCATCGATCAGCGCGGTGTGATCAGGTGGCAGCGGGTGGGCAATATGGAATTGGCAGGTGCCGAGGTCATCATCCAAGAAGTGGACAAGCTGTTGGCAGCTTCGACTCCAGCCGGCGCAGGAGCCATGTAG
- a CDS encoding nucleotidyltransferase family protein codes for MHAEGRLLALCARTTVNEFIRVEVADLACDGIDWELVWKLSRTHGVAPLVHRNLVTICPAAVPSSIHEAFRRHNQANALLNSLLAKELVTLLDALAAKGVTAIPFKGVTLAQTAYGDLGLRECADIDLIVEQGAIPQARKVLWSQGYQLTSQDMGSGEESGEPYHFFQRRNGIVAVDLQWVMARRHFGFRLDRSVFWGRLKPVHLPTKSVMGLCPEDLLILLCVHGSKHAWEQLKWVCDVAELVRRRPALDWSRVLFQADEWRCRRLVLLGLAMAHSLFDTAVPRTILQEIEADADIPILVRKMPRQLLKNPRHGIDEDSAEALYMTLKDSWSERWRLGAALCRAEAEVLTCSLPWFRFQRRLRMLATCLKPLHRIVAKWLLSVRMREAVVRWLQRSG; via the coding sequence ATGCATGCAGAGGGACGACTACTTGCACTCTGTGCGCGAACGACGGTGAATGAGTTTATTCGAGTCGAAGTCGCAGATTTGGCCTGTGATGGAATTGATTGGGAGCTGGTCTGGAAGCTGTCCAGAACCCATGGCGTGGCGCCGCTAGTGCATCGCAATCTTGTCACGATTTGTCCGGCTGCCGTGCCTTCTTCCATTCACGAAGCGTTTCGTCGGCACAATCAAGCGAACGCTCTTTTGAATAGCTTGTTGGCTAAAGAACTCGTGACCTTACTGGATGCGTTGGCGGCTAAGGGGGTGACGGCGATTCCCTTTAAGGGCGTCACGCTTGCACAGACGGCGTATGGCGATCTCGGTTTACGGGAATGTGCGGATATTGATTTGATTGTTGAGCAGGGAGCGATTCCTCAAGCTCGGAAAGTCTTATGGTCTCAGGGGTATCAACTGACCAGCCAGGACATGGGGAGCGGGGAGGAGTCAGGGGAGCCGTACCACTTTTTTCAGAGGCGAAACGGCATTGTTGCGGTCGATCTTCAGTGGGTGATGGCTCGCCGGCATTTCGGATTCCGGCTTGATCGGAGCGTGTTTTGGGGAAGACTGAAACCTGTTCACTTACCAACCAAATCGGTGATGGGCCTCTGCCCTGAGGATCTGTTGATTCTTCTTTGCGTGCATGGGTCAAAACATGCCTGGGAGCAGTTGAAGTGGGTCTGCGATGTGGCGGAGCTCGTGCGTCGGCGGCCAGCGTTAGATTGGAGTCGTGTGCTGTTTCAAGCAGACGAGTGGAGATGTCGACGGTTGGTCCTGCTCGGCCTGGCGATGGCTCACAGCCTCTTCGATACCGCCGTCCCACGGACGATACTTCAGGAGATAGAGGCAGATGCAGACATCCCCATCCTCGTTCGAAAGATGCCTAGGCAACTGCTGAAGAATCCTCGTCATGGGATTGATGAAGATTCTGCAGAGGCTCTCTACATGACCCTCAAAGATTCCTGGTCTGAGCGGTGGAGATTGGGGGCTGCGCTCTGTCGTGCGGAAGCGGAGGTGCTCACCTGTTCGTTGCCATGGTTCCGGTTTCAACGACGACTTCGTATGCTGGCCACTTGTTTGAAACCGTTGCATCGGATTGTCGCTAAATGGCTTCTTTCTGTCCGGATGCGTGAAGCAGTCGTGCGATGGTTGCAGCGCTCCGGCTGA
- a CDS encoding PqqD family peptide modification chaperone: MPATVHLWSERQLELSELFPRQDEQVHSAVLDGESVLLNLSSGRYYTLNVVGSTIWDLCKGEQSLRQIHSTICAMFDVSEQQAQDDMLELFVLLEQEGLLHTERR, from the coding sequence ATGCCTGCCACTGTGCATCTGTGGAGTGAGCGTCAGCTCGAATTGTCAGAACTGTTTCCCAGGCAGGATGAACAGGTCCACAGCGCGGTTCTTGATGGTGAAAGTGTGCTGTTGAATCTGAGCTCCGGCCGCTACTACACGCTTAATGTTGTCGGATCAACCATCTGGGATTTGTGCAAAGGGGAGCAGTCGCTACGGCAGATTCACTCAACAATCTGTGCCATGTTTGACGTGTCTGAACAGCAGGCTCAGGACGATATGTTGGAGTTGTTCGTGCTTTTGGAGCAGGAAGGATTACTTCACACAGAAAGGAGGTGA
- a CDS encoding lasso peptide biosynthesis B2 protein — MSLVRKYRIIVATGVVVVGVRIASRLTSLRRLLGWLLCERSADPDEQVLKDVAYFVDRWLALFPYNPRGNCFPRALALFFFARRAGLPVQFKCGVLKLNQQLEGHAWLVLDGHVFLESSSYWQSFTVTVTFPQSPVSSSTQSSRIS, encoded by the coding sequence ATGTCCCTGGTCCGGAAATATCGAATAATCGTTGCCACTGGTGTTGTGGTTGTTGGGGTCCGCATCGCGTCCCGCCTGACGAGTCTCAGGCGATTGCTCGGCTGGTTATTGTGCGAGCGTTCAGCCGATCCGGATGAGCAAGTGTTGAAAGATGTGGCCTATTTTGTGGATCGGTGGCTCGCGCTGTTTCCATACAATCCGAGGGGAAATTGTTTTCCGCGAGCGTTAGCACTGTTTTTTTTCGCCCGCCGTGCCGGCCTTCCCGTTCAATTCAAATGTGGGGTGCTGAAGCTTAATCAGCAGCTGGAGGGACACGCCTGGCTGGTGCTGGATGGTCATGTGTTTCTTGAGTCGTCCTCCTACTGGCAATCGTTTACGGTGACGGTTACCTTCCCGCAATCTCCGGTTTCTTCAAGTACTCAATCATCTCGCATCTCCTGA
- a CDS encoding amidophosphoribosyltransferase gives MANELPLISPDKFHDECAVFGIYGHKEAANLAYLGLYALQHRGQEASGIVSNDGEQFYVEKGQGLVADIFSQQALARLPGTMAIGHNRYSTAGGAGLKNVQPLSVNFAFGNLAVAHNGNLINATMLRSELEAYGAIFQSTSDTEVIIHLIAHSRADTLLDRVIDSLTQVRGAFSVVLMTDQGIVAARDPHGFRPLCLGRFRDAWIVASESCAFDLLDAEYVREIEPGELVVLDHQGVTSYKPFAQTKPAMCVFEYVYFARPDSRIFGGKAVYSIRKAFGRQLAKESRVDADIVIPVPDSGVPAALGYSEGSGFPFETGLIRNHYVGRTFIEPEQSIRHFGVKVKLNAVPEVLEGKRVVVVDDSLVRGTTSRKIVKMLRHAGAKEVHMRISSPPIVSPCFYGIDTPTKKELIASSHTTEEIRKYITADSLAYLSLDGMVKAAPGTPGQYCDACFTEQYPISFTRAEELQLGLFEAPR, from the coding sequence ATGGCCAACGAACTCCCGCTGATTTCTCCCGATAAGTTCCACGACGAATGTGCCGTGTTCGGTATCTACGGCCATAAAGAAGCCGCGAACCTCGCCTACCTCGGTCTCTATGCGCTGCAACATCGCGGACAGGAAGCGTCCGGCATTGTCTCCAATGACGGCGAACAGTTTTATGTCGAAAAGGGCCAAGGCCTCGTCGCGGACATTTTCTCTCAACAGGCGCTAGCACGTCTGCCCGGCACGATGGCGATCGGGCACAACCGTTATTCCACTGCGGGCGGGGCAGGCCTCAAGAATGTGCAACCTTTGAGCGTCAATTTTGCCTTCGGTAACCTGGCCGTGGCGCACAACGGGAATTTGATCAATGCCACCATGCTTCGTAGTGAACTGGAAGCCTATGGCGCTATTTTTCAATCGACGTCCGACACGGAAGTCATTATCCATCTCATCGCCCATTCACGGGCGGATACGCTGCTGGACCGAGTCATCGATTCGCTTACACAGGTTCGCGGCGCATTTTCAGTGGTTCTGATGACCGATCAGGGTATTGTCGCCGCGCGCGATCCCCATGGATTCCGCCCCCTGTGCCTGGGACGGTTTCGTGACGCCTGGATCGTGGCCTCCGAAAGTTGCGCGTTCGATCTGTTGGATGCCGAATATGTAAGGGAGATCGAACCGGGAGAGTTGGTGGTGCTGGATCATCAGGGCGTCACCAGTTATAAGCCATTCGCTCAAACCAAGCCGGCCATGTGTGTGTTTGAATATGTCTACTTTGCCCGTCCTGACAGCCGCATTTTTGGAGGCAAAGCCGTCTATTCCATCCGGAAAGCATTCGGACGGCAATTGGCGAAAGAATCGCGGGTTGATGCGGACATCGTGATTCCCGTGCCGGATTCAGGGGTGCCGGCGGCGTTGGGGTATTCGGAAGGGTCTGGGTTTCCTTTTGAAACCGGACTGATACGGAATCACTATGTGGGTCGCACTTTCATCGAGCCGGAGCAGTCAATTCGTCACTTCGGGGTGAAGGTGAAGCTCAATGCCGTTCCCGAAGTCCTCGAAGGGAAACGCGTCGTCGTGGTAGACGATTCGTTGGTTCGGGGAACGACGAGCCGAAAAATCGTCAAGATGCTGCGTCATGCCGGAGCGAAAGAAGTGCATATGCGGATTAGTTCTCCGCCGATCGTGTCACCCTGTTTTTATGGCATTGATACCCCGACCAAGAAGGAATTGATCGCGTCCAGTCACACCACCGAAGAGATTCGCAAATACATCACCGCGGATAGCCTCGCCTACTTGAGCCTGGACGGCATGGTGAAGGCGGCTCCCGGCACGCCGGGGCAGTACTGCGATGCCTGCTTTACCGAACAATATCCGATCTCCTTTACCCGGGCGGAAGAACTCCAACTCGGGCTCTTTGAAGCTCCACGCTGA